ATCGTAACGCGAACTCCGGTGAATTCGGACGACGGACCGACACCCTCGCAAGAAGGTCACTCCTCGATAGGTGCGAACTTCGCGCCGTACCGCGGCACGCCCTCCTGCTCGTACAGTTTCCGGACGACCGCCCGAACCTCGTCGCCGACCCCGACCGTTCCGGAGTCGACGTCCGTCAGTTGCGCCGGCAGCGTGACCGACTCGCCCCCGTGTTCGAGTTCGACGAGCGCGACGTCGTACGCCCCGTCGCGTCGCTGCTGTTCGGCGAACTCCGGCGGCGCGCCGCCGTAGCCGATAGCGGTGACCGCACGGACGAGACCGGTTCGAGAGAGTTCGACGCGTTCGAACTCGACGCGGCGGTGGCAGGTTCCGCACGCGCCCTCCGGCGGGAACGTGAGCGCCTCGCATTTCGGACAGCGGCCGGCCGCGAGCCGGTAGCGCTGGTCGAGCGAGCGCTGCCAGGTGGGGAGGCTGACGTGTGCGCCGCCGCCGGCGACGTCGACAGTGCCGACGTAGCCGCGCTCGCGGAGGTACTGAGGATACGTAACCGCGGAGCCACCATCGAGTGCAGCGTCGAGTCCGCTTTCGACCCGACCCTCGAACAGCATCGCCGTCGCGCCGCCACCGCTACCGAAGAAGACCGCAAGCGTCCGGTCCTCGTCGTCCGCGGCGTCGAACGCGGCAGCGAGTCCGAGTGGAACACCTGCCGCGCCCGCATCGCCGATCCGGCCGACGACGGTCCCTCGTGCGAGCGCCTCACGAGGAATCGATAGGTTCCCCGTCGCACGCGAGGGCATCCGAGCGTCGGGTTGGAACACCGCTGCGCCGTCGACGGCGGCGTCGTCGAAGTCGACGCCGTTGACGTTCCCGGCTAATCGTTCGGCCGCACTCGTCACGCTCTCTCGAATCGTGTTTCGCTCGTAACCGGTGATGTCGAGTCCGCGCAGTTCGTCGGTGCCGCGTTCGCGGTAACTGATGCCCGCGAGTTCGTCGACGTGACTTGCCGAACCGAGCCGTTCGACGGACCCCGATTCGGTGAGGAGAAACGCCGCGGCACCCGCACCGAAAGGATGGTCTGCGTCCGCCGGGTCGCCGCGGGGAGCGTCGGCGGCGACGACGAGGGCGGGGCCGTCGGCGTCGAACCCCGAATCGAGGGCCTGCGCTCCCGCGAGCGTACTCTGTGTGAACGTCCGCGTCGTCGTCGACGGCGGTAGTCCGAGCGCGCGGACGAGTCGCGGGGCTATCTCCTCCGTATCGAGTGGCGGTGTGGTCGTCGCCAGAGAAATCACGGAGATGTCGGCCGCGGCGACCGACCCGCGAGTCAGCGCCGACTCCGCTGCTTCGACGGCGAGCGTCAGTGCGTCTTCGTCGGCTGCCGCGACGGTTTTCTCCTCGATTCCGGCACCCGAGTACCGACCCCACGCGTCGGCGATTTCGGCCGTCGAAATTCGGAGTCGCGGGAGTGCGACCCCGACGGCGGCGATTCGGTTCATCGCTCACCCCCGTCGGCCCGCTCGAACAGGTGGACCGTCGCACCGCCGCCGCTGCCGCCCACGTTGTGCGCGAGGCCGTATCGCGGACTGTCGACCTGCGTGTGCGCCTCACCGCGGAGTTGTTCGAATATCTCTGTGATTTGGCCGGTGCCGGTCGCGCCGATGGGGTGACCCTTCGATTTCAAACCACCGGAGGTGTTGACCGGGAGTTCGCCGTCGGGGTCGGTGACGCCCTCGCGGAGCAGCGTGGCGCTCTCGCCGGCGGCGCAGAAGCCGAGATCCTCGTAGGCGACGAGTTCGGCGATGGCGAAGCAGTCGTGGACTTCCGCGACGTCGACGTCGCTCGGACCGATTTCGGCTTCGTCGTAGGCGGCTTCGGCGGCGCGGCGAGTCGCGGGAATGCTCGTGAACGTGTCGCGCTGAAAGAGACCGACGTGGCCGCTCGACGCACCCATTCCGGCGACGCGGACCGGGTCGTCGCTGAGTTCGAAGGCCACCTCTTCGCTGGCGACGATGACGGCGCTCGCGCCGTCGGTCGTCGGACAGCAATGATAGAGATTCAGCGGGTCGGCGACCGTCGGCGCGGCCATCGCATCCTCCAGCGAACACTCGAAGCCGAGGTGAGCGTTCGGATTCCGTGCGCCGTTGGCGTGGTTCTTCACGGCGACGCGCGAGAGATCCTCCGTGGTCGTTCCGTACTCGTTCATGTGGGCGCTGGCCATCTGGGCGTACACGCCGGAAAAGGTCGTCCCCGAGAGACGCTCCCACTCCGTCTCGCCGCTGACGCCGAGCCACCACTTCGTGTGGTCCGAACTCGTATCGGTCATCACCTCGTATCCGCCGGCCAGCGCCACGTCGGCCAGTCCCGCTCGGACCGACGCGACGGCGCTTCTGAAGGCGTAGCCGCTGGCGGCACAGGCGTTCTCGACGCGTGTCGTCGGGATGCCGTGGAGACCGACGTGTTCGGTCACCGCCGGCCCGCTCAGGCCGAGTTGGCGGCCACCGACGCCGAGCGTGCCCACGAACGCCTCGTCGATTCGCTTGGGGTCGAACTCGGCGTCGACGCTCGCCGTCGCGCAGTCGAACGCCGTCTCGAACAGGGAGCGATAGCTCTCGTCGGGAAACGACCCGAACGGTGACTGCCCCGCGCCGACGACGTACGCCTCTGTCATATCCCGAGAAGGGACCGAGACCGAGAAAAAACCATAGGACGCGACGAAGGCCGGGCTTTCGGTCAGATCGCGAAATGGGAGGCCACGTTTAACATCGACCGCTCGGTGGGTTCCGCATGGTACGCACCGAAGTCGATGGACGCGTGTGGGCGCTCACGTTCGACCGTCCGGAGGCGCGAAACGCGTTCACCGAGTCGACGGCGCGGGAGTTGGTCGCGGCGCTCGAAGCGGCGGCGGACGACGACGCGCGGGCGGTCGTTCTCACCGGCGAAGGCAAAGCGTTCAGCGCGGGCGGCGACCTCGAAGCGATGCGCGACCGAGAGGAGACGCCCGCGGAGGCGTACACCCGCGTCAGCGAGACGCTCAACGCCGTCGTCGAGACGGTTCTCACGGCACCGTACCCGGTCGTCGCAAAGGTCAACGGTGACGCCGTCGGTGCGGGGACGAACGTCGCCGCCGCCTGCGACTTCGTCGTCGCCGACGAGCGCGCCCGGTTCGGCGAAGTCTTCGTCAACGTCGGCCTCATTCCCGACAGCGGCGGGACCGTGCTCTTACCGCAGTTGGTGGGCCTCCGCCGGGCGAAGGAGCTGACGATGACCGGGCGACTGTTCGACGCCGAGGAGGCGCTGGAGATGGGCCTTATCAACGACGTCGTTTCGAGCGACGAGTTAGACGACGCCGTCTCGGAGCTGCTCGACACGCTCGCGTCGAAGCCGACCGAGACGCTCGCGTTGATAAAACGTGGACTGCACGAGAACGTCGGTCGACCGTTCCGCGACGGGCTCGACCGCGAAGCGCATCTCCAAGTACAGGCGTACGGGACCGAGTCGCACACGGAGGGCGTCGACGCGTTCCTGGAGGGTCGGTCACCGACGTTCGAGTAGCACACGCGAGCGTGGGGTCTATCCACCTCAGACGAACGACTCGAACATACAAAGTCGGCGGTGTCGCAGAGCGATTGGAGAGATAGCGCTACTGTCCGTCTGACGCTACCTTCTCTTCGATGGATTTCTTCGTGAACGTTGATTGGGCCGTCTTTCGTACATTCTCCGATGAGTTCAGCTAATCCCCAAGGGCTGCAAGCGTTCCCCGACGAACTCGCCGGACGTGAGTCGTGGCTCGATCCGTTCGAGTGGTACCGAGAGATGCGAGACGACGCGCCCGTTCGTTACGACACGTCCCGAGGGTCGTGGGACGTGTTCCGCTACGACGACGTGAAACGGATTCTCGACGACGACGAGACGTTCTCGGTCGATCCCGAACGGGCGAACGACTACGTCGAACCCGAAAACGAGGGCGAGGGTTTGATTCTTCAGACGATGCTGTTCGAGGATCCGCCCCGGCACGACGCCCTCCGCGGCGTCGTCGACGACCCGTTCCGACCGCGCGCGATTCGGCAACTCGAACCGCGGATACGGGAGTTGACCGCGGAGATTCTGGACGAGGTGCTCGACGAAGGGAGCTCCGCCGGCGTCGAGGGCGAGATGGACATCGTCGACGACCTCGCCTATCCGCTTCCGGTGATGGTCATCGCCGAACTACTCGGTGTTCCGGCTGAGAAACGCGACCAGTTCAAGACGTGGTCGGATACGCTGGTCGAGGCAGCGAGCGACGACACCGACGCCCAGGCGTACGTCGACGAACAGCGACAGGTCCAGATGGAGATGGCATGGTACTTCCTCGAACTCATCGAGGACCGCCGCGAGAACCCGCGCGACGACCTCATTTCGCAAATCGTCACCGCCGAACTCGACGACGGGTCACATCTCTCCCGCGAGGAGGCGCTCGGAACGTGTATCCTCCTGCTCGTCGCCGGTAACATCACCACGACAAATCTCGTCACGAACGCGATTCGGTGCTTCGACGAGGCCGAACAGTTCGACGCCGTCCGCGGCGACGACCGGACGCTCTCGACGGCTATCGAGGAGGTACTTCGGTACCGGTCGCCGGTGCAGGCGATGACGCGGATCGCTACGAGAGACGTCGCGGTTCAGGACGCGACGATCGAAGCGGGAGACCGAATCGTCGTCTGGCTCGGGTCGGGCAACCGCGACGAACGCACGTTCGACGACGCGGGAACGTTCGTCCCCGACCGAGCGCCGAACCAGCATCTCGGCTTCGGCCACGGGACGCACTACTGTCTCGGTGCGCCGTTAGCTCGTCTCGAAGCAAAAGTCGTCCTCTCGGAGCTGCTGGACCGAGTCGCCGAACTCCGAGTTGCCGAGTCAGAGCTGTCGCCGACGCGGAGTTCGTTTATCTACGGCGTCGAGTCGCTGCCGGTCGAGTTCGAGAGGCGGTAACGGAGGCGACATCAGCAACGCTCACCGACGCCGACGACACTCACCGACTCAGAGCGTTCGCGGCTATCTCCACTCGGTCGGCACTGCTTCCTACGGCTCAGCCGCACGAGACCACAGGGCATTGCCGAAAAGAGACCACGGTACCATCACCGAAAGGACTCCTTGTGTTCACGGTAGAGGACGAGCGTGAACAGCGCGAACGGGAGGAGGCCAACGACTGCGAGCGCCAGTCCGACCTGAAGAAGCAGCGGGAGCGTCGTGCTCGACACTAGATACAGCACCACTATGGCACCTGTGGCGATGAAGGAGACGACGCTCCCGATTGCGAGTCCGAAACTCAGTTTTCGCGTCCGCCACGCCAGGTTCTCCGAGCGGCGGAGCATCTTGATGAGGACGGCAATCGGTGGAATCGTCAACGCGACCAACTGCAGCAGTCCGAGTGCAATGTCTTGAACCAGCGTCATCGACCGTCCCCGGATCGCTCGACGATTGCGCCGCCGTTTCCGACGGCGACGTCCACGTCACCGAGCGCGACCGAGCGAAGCTTCGACTCCACCGGCGACGAGCGTTCGCTCCACCCTTCGTCCGCTTGTCGGTGGTAAATTGTGCCCCCACCGCCGACGGCGACGGCGCTCTCGTCCCGACAGTCGATTGCGAACAGCGCCGACTCGCCGACGGCGACGGGCGTCCATCCGCCGCAGAGACGGTCGTAACGGTAGACGAGTCCGCCACCGCCGCTGACGAGTAACGCCCGTTCGGAGGCGTAGAGGTCGTGGAAGTTTACCTGTGCGTTCTCGATACCGATGTCGGACCACCCACCGTCGCTTTGCCCGTCGGCAGTTCGCTCGAAGACGTTGCCGCTCGTGTCGATGGCGTACGTGACGCCGCCGCCGAACGCCAGGGCAGGAATCGTCGACCCGCTACCGGGCTTGACCACCTCGCCGAACGACGGACATCCGTCCTCGTCGATGGTCGCCGAAAGCACTTCGCCCGACCCGTTGGCGACGAGCAGTCGCTCGTTCCCGCCTATTCCGCCGACGGCGATGGCTTCCCACGTGCTCGTCTTCCCGCCGGGACCGGAGTAATCGTGTTTCTCGCCGGTTTGGGTGTCGTACATCCCGAGCGCGCCGCTGGACCCGGCGAACCAGACTCGCTTTCCGTCGTCGGTCACGTCTACGTCTGTCAGTTTGTTCCGCTTCGTCGCCGGTCCCGCGGGGACGACGACGGTCCACGTCCCGTCGTCGCGACGACGGAGTACCTTCCCGCCGGTACCGACGGCGAACGGCCCCACGCTCGTCTGAACGACGCCGGTGAGCGTCTTCGCCACCGGACTCTCGACGGCGGTCCACTCACCACTGGTCGTCTCGGTCCTGTCGTTCGATGAGTTCTCCGTCCACCGCGACTTATCAGTGTGGGGCTGGGACACCGACCCGTCACCGCCGTCGGCGGTCGACTGTCGGGTTGTCTGTTCGGATTTTTTCGTGGCTGTACTCGTCATATTTCGGACTCTCGAGAGCAGTGTCTCTATCGGATTCATCGGTTTAGTTTTGAAACTTCGTTCGGCAAGCTATGCGTTCGAGACGGTTCCGGACCGCCCACTTTCGACGATTCGAGAGGCTGTCGGCGACGACTGGGGAGTTTCCGGAGGTTCGGACCCGTTTCCAATCGGGCAGCCGATTTCGAGTCGCACCGTCCGGCGTCATCTGGTTGGTTTGCCGGTCAAACCGCGAGTCTGACGCCTGCGAAGAGGACGACGGTGAGCGCCCAACTCAACCCGCCGACGAGGGCGGCGACGTGCCAGTCGGGGTCGGTCACTCGCTTCACGACCACGACCCACACCGCGGGTGAGAGAAGCGGCCCGACGAGCGGAATCCAGCCGAAAAGCAGGCTGACCAAGCCGCCGAGGAGAATCCCGAGCACCGCGGTGAGGGCCGCATCTTCGTACGTGGACTGAAACGACCCCGGCCGGAGGTGCAGGCTGATGTGAATGATCGGCGCGACGACGAGGAAACTCGCGACGAAGCCGACGACGACGTTCAATAGAAACACGCGTCACGACTCCCATTCCGACCATCGCCGTCGTAATTTTCGCCGTCGCGACTGGCGCTTCGCTCTATCATTCCGCAGCGTCTCATACGACGAAAAACGGGTGCGGTTCCCCTACAGTGTCCACACACGCGTCGGTCCACGCGGCGTACGCACGAAGGCCGTCACTCGACGTTTCGGTGACGGCGTAGGCGTTCGTCCGTCCGTCTATCGGGCGCTTCGCTAGCAGGTTCGCGTCGACGAGCGTCCGAAGGTTCTGGTAGACGCGTCCGTTCGTCACTTCGCCCTCGTAAAGTTCGTCGAGCGCCTCCGAGATGGCGACGCCTGTTGACGCGGTCTCGTCGAGTGCGGCGACGATACAGAGCGTATCGCGCTGAAAGCCGGTCAGCGGCGTGATGACCGCCGCCGCATCCGGTGGTACTACACACGGTTCGTTCGTCTGTCGGTTGTTCCGTCGCATCGAATTTCACTGGCGGTCGAAACCGCCACGGTCGCGCCCGGGCGTCGAACCCGGGAGGTGGCCTCTGATACCAAACGCGACTGCCTCGGGGTCGGCCCGTAAGGTCGTGCTCCCATCGCCCCGCTCATCGGTCCGCACCCGGTTCCCATTCGGGAGTTCGTTGCCCAGTTCGACCGAGTTCCCACGGGTCGGTCGTGTCGACCGGGTCACCCGCCACTGCCGAGGCGAGGGCGTTCCAGACGAACACCAGTTGCCCGACGCCGAGGACGTACGCCCCGAGAGTAGCGACGTAGTGCAAGGGCGCGAACTCGGGTGGATACGCGGCGACGCGCCGGGGAAGTCCGCCCATCCCGACGAGGAGAAAGGGGAGAAACGTCGCCGGAACGCCGACCGCAGAGAGATAAAAGTGCGCGCGTGCGAGTCCGCGGTCGAACCACCGCCCGGTCAGAAGCGGGAACCAGTAGTAGCCTCCGGCGAAGAGGCCGAAGACGATGGTTCCCACGAGGAGAAAATGGAAGTGGCCGACGACGTAGTAGGTGTCGTGGAGCACGAGGTCGACGGGAATCGAGGCGAGGAACACGCCCGTCACGCCCCCGATAACGAAGTTCCCGACGGCGGCGACGCAGAACAACATTGGTGCAGTCAGTCGAATCGCCCCGTTCCAGAGCGTCGCGATCCAGTTGAACGTCTTGACGGCGCTCGGAGCGGCGATAGCGAGCGTGACCGCCATGAAGGACGCGCGGAGGCGCGGGTCGAGGCCGGTGGCGAACATGTGGTGCGCCCAGACGCCGAACGAGAGGACCCCGATGGCGAGCGTCGAGTAGACCACCGCGCGAAAGCCGAACAGTTTACGTCCCGCGAATTGCGGGAGGACGTGGCTCACGATTCCCATCGCCGGGAGGACGAGGATGTACACTTCGGGGTGGCCGAAGAACCAGAAGAGATGTTGCCAGAGCACCGGACCGGCGTCGACGGCGAAAAACGTCGTTCCGAAGTTGCGGTCGGCGAGGAGCATCACCATCGCACTCCCGAGAACGGGAAACGCGAACAGCACCAACCCTGCCGTCGTCAGCATCGTCCACGAGAAGATGTCGAGCGACGCCCACGACACCGAATCGTCGCGGACAACGGCGATCGTCACGACGAGATTGACGCTGCTGGCGATGGTGCTCACGCCGCCGAGATGCAGTCCCAGGAGGACGAGGTCGACGCCGTGACCGGCCTGCTGTGTTGCGAGCGGCGCGTAGAACGTCCATCCCGTCGCCGGTGGGGCGAGGTCAGGAATTCCGAGCAGTTGGCCGACGATACCGGCACGAGCGAGCAGTAACGCGGGCGGCAGCAGCCAGAATGCGACCGCGTTGACGCGCGGGAACGCCATGTCATCGGCGCGGACGAGCAGCGGGACGGCGTAGTTCGCCAGTCCAAGCGCGACGGGCGTCGCGAAGAAGAACAGCATTGTCAGCCCGTGCGTCGTGAAGAACGCGTTGTAGGTCGCGGCGTCCCAGACGGCGAGGCCCGGCGAGAGTAACTCCGTCCGAACTGCCATCGCGTCGGTCGCACCCCATACTCCAGCGACCGCGCCGAAGACGACGTACATCACCCCGATGTCGCGGTGGTCGAGCGTCGTCAGCCACCGAACGACCGGCGTCTTCGGAACGGAACCGGGTCGGCTCATCCGTCGTCCTCCGCCCACGTCGGCGTCCTCCCGACGAGGAGACGCAGGTACTCGCGGAGCGCGAGACCGCCGACGGCTGTCGCAATGCTGAACGCGAGCACGGGGCTGTACCAGAAGAGCACACCGCCGACGACGGGCGCGGGAACGACGACGAGGTCGCGGGCTGCCCGATACTCGGCGGCGGCCGTCGCGGACCGTGTGCCGACCGCGGCGTCGACGAGCGCACGACGGGCCTCGGTACCGACTCGCCGGAAGCCGAACCCGAGGAACAACAGCGACAGTCCCGGAAGACTCGCCGGTGCGGTGACCAACAATACTGGAAACAGCGCTGTCAGCGCCACCGAGACGGCGGCGACACGTTCCCGACCGACCGTCCGCGTTGCCCATCCGGCGACGCGCCGACCGAGCGTTTCGCCGAGCAGTTCGAGACATAGGAGGACGCCGAATACCGCGTCAGGGGACAGCGTCGACCCGAACACCGTCACCGCCGGTGCGTGAAACGAGACGACGGTGACGACGACGAAGACGACGACGAGCGCGAGCGAGAGTCGCCGAAGGAGGTCACCGACGAGCACCGCACGGCGTCGGCCGGTCGTCGTCTGGAGCGGAACCAACGAGAGCTGTATCGGCGGTGACGACGATCGGCCGTCCGGCTGTCCGTTATCGGTTTCGCCGGCTCTTCCGAAGCTCCCGATTTCGCCACTCGCCGCCAGCGCCAGCGCCGCGACGCCGACGGTCGCGGCGAGAAGCGAGAGTATCTGTACGCCGGGGCGCACCGCCGCTGCAGTCATCACTGCAGTCGTTACCACCAGCGCACCGAACGTCCAGACCGTCCGATCGACGTTGCCATCGTCCAGTCGCGACCCCGTGGTCGCGATGCCGACCGCGCCGCCGAGCGTCGCCGGGAGCGCATATCGGACGCTTATCAGACCGAGACCGACGAAGACGAGCACCCATCCCGGTATCGCCGACCGAGATGCGACGAGCGGGACGACCGACCAGAGACCGACGCCGACGACCACGAACGCCAGTGAGCGTCTCAACCCGACGACTACCGATGGCCGCCCCCGACTTCGAAACAGAAGTGCGAGCGCGATACCGAGGGTGCCGTAGAGGCCGATAACCGTCGGTCCGGCACCGAACGACCGGAGGAACTCGGGGACGAACCGACCGACCGCGTAGGTGAGTCCCTCTAATCCTGCGACGGCGACGGCGAACGCTGCTGGTGTGTTCGTCTGTCTACTGTCACAGTCGCGCGCGGCTCCGACGATATCCCGAACCGCCGACC
The sequence above is drawn from the Haloprofundus salinisoli genome and encodes:
- a CDS encoding zinc ribbon domain-containing protein → MNRIAAVGVALPRLRISTAEIADAWGRYSGAGIEEKTVAAADEDALTLAVEAAESALTRGSVAAADISVISLATTTPPLDTEEIAPRLVRALGLPPSTTTRTFTQSTLAGAQALDSGFDADGPALVVAADAPRGDPADADHPFGAGAAAFLLTESGSVERLGSASHVDELAGISYRERGTDELRGLDITGYERNTIRESVTSAAERLAGNVNGVDFDDAAVDGAAVFQPDARMPSRATGNLSIPREALARGTVVGRIGDAGAAGVPLGLAAAFDAADDEDRTLAVFFGSGGGATAMLFEGRVESGLDAALDGGSAVTYPQYLRERGYVGTVDVAGGGAHVSLPTWQRSLDQRYRLAAGRCPKCEALTFPPEGACGTCHRRVEFERVELSRTGLVRAVTAIGYGGAPPEFAEQQRRDGAYDVALVELEHGGESVTLPAQLTDVDSGTVGVGDEVRAVVRKLYEQEGVPRYGAKFAPIEE
- a CDS encoding thiolase domain-containing protein, yielding MTEAYVVGAGQSPFGSFPDESYRSLFETAFDCATASVDAEFDPKRIDEAFVGTLGVGGRQLGLSGPAVTEHVGLHGIPTTRVENACAASGYAFRSAVASVRAGLADVALAGGYEVMTDTSSDHTKWWLGVSGETEWERLSGTTFSGVYAQMASAHMNEYGTTTEDLSRVAVKNHANGARNPNAHLGFECSLEDAMAAPTVADPLNLYHCCPTTDGASAVIVASEEVAFELSDDPVRVAGMGASSGHVGLFQRDTFTSIPATRRAAEAAYDEAEIGPSDVDVAEVHDCFAIAELVAYEDLGFCAAGESATLLREGVTDPDGELPVNTSGGLKSKGHPIGATGTGQITEIFEQLRGEAHTQVDSPRYGLAHNVGGSGGGATVHLFERADGGER
- a CDS encoding enoyl-CoA hydratase/isomerase family protein: MVRTEVDGRVWALTFDRPEARNAFTESTARELVAALEAAADDDARAVVLTGEGKAFSAGGDLEAMRDREETPAEAYTRVSETLNAVVETVLTAPYPVVAKVNGDAVGAGTNVAAACDFVVADERARFGEVFVNVGLIPDSGGTVLLPQLVGLRRAKELTMTGRLFDAEEALEMGLINDVVSSDELDDAVSELLDTLASKPTETLALIKRGLHENVGRPFRDGLDREAHLQVQAYGTESHTEGVDAFLEGRSPTFE
- a CDS encoding cytochrome P450 codes for the protein MSSANPQGLQAFPDELAGRESWLDPFEWYREMRDDAPVRYDTSRGSWDVFRYDDVKRILDDDETFSVDPERANDYVEPENEGEGLILQTMLFEDPPRHDALRGVVDDPFRPRAIRQLEPRIRELTAEILDEVLDEGSSAGVEGEMDIVDDLAYPLPVMVIAELLGVPAEKRDQFKTWSDTLVEAASDDTDAQAYVDEQRQVQMEMAWYFLELIEDRRENPRDDLISQIVTAELDDGSHLSREEALGTCILLLVAGNITTTNLVTNAIRCFDEAEQFDAVRGDDRTLSTAIEEVLRYRSPVQAMTRIATRDVAVQDATIEAGDRIVVWLGSGNRDERTFDDAGTFVPDRAPNQHLGFGHGTHYCLGAPLARLEAKVVLSELLDRVAELRVAESELSPTRSSFIYGVESLPVEFERR
- a CDS encoding helix-turn-helix transcriptional regulator, encoding MRRNNRQTNEPCVVPPDAAAVITPLTGFQRDTLCIVAALDETASTGVAISEALDELYEGEVTNGRVYQNLRTLVDANLLAKRPIDGRTNAYAVTETSSDGLRAYAAWTDACVDTVGEPHPFFVV
- a CDS encoding cbb3-type cytochrome c oxidase subunit I, with the protein product MSRPGSVPKTPVVRWLTTLDHRDIGVMYVVFGAVAGVWGATDAMAVRTELLSPGLAVWDAATYNAFFTTHGLTMLFFFATPVALGLANYAVPLLVRADDMAFPRVNAVAFWLLPPALLLARAGIVGQLLGIPDLAPPATGWTFYAPLATQQAGHGVDLVLLGLHLGGVSTIASSVNLVVTIAVVRDDSVSWASLDIFSWTMLTTAGLVLFAFPVLGSAMVMLLADRNFGTTFFAVDAGPVLWQHLFWFFGHPEVYILVLPAMGIVSHVLPQFAGRKLFGFRAVVYSTLAIGVLSFGVWAHHMFATGLDPRLRASFMAVTLAIAAPSAVKTFNWIATLWNGAIRLTAPMLFCVAAVGNFVIGGVTGVFLASIPVDLVLHDTYYVVGHFHFLLVGTIVFGLFAGGYYWFPLLTGRWFDRGLARAHFYLSAVGVPATFLPFLLVGMGGLPRRVAAYPPEFAPLHYVATLGAYVLGVGQLVFVWNALASAVAGDPVDTTDPWELGRTGQRTPEWEPGADR